A region of Pleionea litopenaei DNA encodes the following proteins:
- the ahcY gene encoding adenosylhomocysteinase has protein sequence MSNADFNDYIIKDISEADFGRKEIRIAETEMPGLMAMREEFGAEKPLKGARIAGSLHMTIQTAVLIETLVELGAEVRWASCNIYSTQDHAAAAIAAAKVPVFAYKGETLEEYWDYTHRILDFGNGETANMILDDGGDATLAVVLGQKAAKDLSLLDNPGSEEETFLFAAIKKKLKEDPEFYDRCATNIQGVTEETTTGVNRLYQMQKNGGLPFAAINVNDSVTKSKFDNLYGCRESLLDGIKRATDVMIAGKIAVVAGYGDVGKGCAQSLSAQGATVFVTEIDPICALQATMEGYRVVTMEDVVGMTDIFVTTTGNFNVIREEHMKAMKDQAIVCNIGHFDNEIDVASLKKYEWENIKPQVDHVIFPDGKRIILLAEGRLVNLGCATGHPSFVMSASFTNQVIAQIELWKNGDNYQKEVYVLPKHLDEKVARLHLQKIGANLTELSKEQADYIGVPVEGPYKPDHYRY, from the coding sequence ATGTCGAATGCTGATTTCAACGATTACATCATTAAAGATATTTCCGAAGCTGACTTTGGTCGCAAAGAAATTCGTATAGCCGAAACTGAAATGCCTGGCTTGATGGCTATGCGCGAAGAGTTTGGTGCCGAGAAACCATTGAAAGGTGCTCGAATTGCGGGTTCACTGCACATGACCATTCAAACGGCTGTGTTGATTGAGACGCTCGTTGAGTTAGGTGCTGAAGTGCGTTGGGCTAGCTGTAACATCTACTCTACCCAAGATCATGCCGCTGCGGCAATCGCCGCTGCAAAAGTACCGGTATTTGCTTACAAAGGTGAAACTTTAGAAGAATACTGGGACTACACACACCGAATCTTAGATTTCGGAAATGGCGAAACCGCTAACATGATTTTAGATGATGGTGGCGACGCTACCCTGGCCGTTGTTTTAGGTCAAAAAGCCGCGAAAGATTTATCGCTTCTTGATAACCCGGGCTCTGAAGAAGAGACTTTCTTGTTTGCTGCGATTAAAAAGAAGTTGAAAGAAGATCCTGAATTCTATGATCGCTGTGCGACGAATATTCAAGGGGTTACCGAAGAGACGACCACTGGTGTGAATCGTTTGTATCAAATGCAAAAAAATGGCGGACTGCCATTTGCTGCCATCAATGTGAATGACTCTGTAACCAAGTCTAAATTTGATAATTTGTATGGTTGTCGTGAGAGTTTGCTCGATGGTATTAAACGAGCAACCGACGTTATGATTGCTGGAAAAATCGCAGTGGTAGCGGGTTACGGTGACGTGGGTAAAGGGTGTGCGCAATCTTTGTCAGCTCAAGGTGCGACCGTCTTTGTGACCGAAATCGATCCTATCTGTGCATTACAGGCGACCATGGAAGGCTATCGAGTCGTTACCATGGAAGACGTTGTTGGCATGACCGATATTTTCGTGACCACCACCGGTAACTTCAATGTGATTCGAGAAGAACACATGAAAGCTATGAAAGACCAAGCCATTGTTTGTAACATCGGTCACTTTGATAATGAAATTGATGTTGCTTCACTTAAAAAGTATGAGTGGGAAAACATCAAACCACAAGTTGATCATGTCATTTTCCCCGATGGTAAACGCATCATCTTATTAGCCGAAGGTCGCTTGGTTAACCTAGGTTGTGCGACAGGTCATCCTTCGTTTGTTATGTCAGCATCATTCACTAACCAAGTGATTGCACAGATTGAATTGTGGAAAAATGGTGACAACTATCAGAAAGAAGTTTACGTATTACCGAAACATCTTGATGAAAAAGTGGCTCGCTTACACTTACAGAAAATCGGTGCTAACTTAACGGAACTTTCGAAAGAACAAGCTGATTACATTGGCGTTCCAGTTGAAGGTCCTTATAAACCAGATCACTACCGTTACTAA
- a CDS encoding chemotaxis protein CheW has translation MENKIAEVYSLMIPIIDQSILLPNVTVAEIVPFGDVAYQKEGADWFIGTLHWHGIKVPMISLDILNGGEDPQANKRSRVAVVHTINGDEEMPYIAIIVQGIPRLTHVTEPSISMVESDSLGVADKAKVQIGTIQATIPDLDKLEALIKEELAA, from the coding sequence GTGGAAAATAAAATCGCTGAAGTTTACAGTCTGATGATACCTATCATCGACCAAAGTATTTTGCTTCCTAACGTAACGGTGGCTGAAATAGTGCCGTTCGGTGATGTCGCTTACCAGAAAGAAGGCGCAGATTGGTTTATTGGCACATTGCACTGGCACGGAATAAAAGTTCCGATGATTTCTTTGGACATTTTAAACGGCGGTGAAGACCCACAAGCCAATAAACGCTCACGGGTGGCGGTGGTTCATACGATTAACGGTGACGAAGAAATGCCGTATATTGCGATCATCGTGCAAGGTATACCACGACTTACTCACGTGACTGAGCCATCCATATCGATGGTTGAGTCGGACTCTTTAGGGGTTGCTGATAAGGCTAAAGTGCAAATAGGAACAATTCAGGCAACCATTCCCGATCTCGACAAATTAGAAGCACTGATAAAAGAAGAGCTCGCGGCTTAA
- a CDS encoding chemotaxis protein CheB: MTSKDRLSIGLISSGGDETDQYVQLLKQHSVAIAEQLQPSDISLDHISDDSLNVWLLDIEDEDWTDSLDDLLDQSRVPVFFYERGSLAKQSHPDFWVEKQIERLFEMAGLEYQQEEPESESSLEHPAHETVENQAEHSDTSEIHTPLPTEETEASVSRLEQATEDLSSTLLDFAKDVPADQMDSLTDPIESIADELADSFDNFESELDSFHQEKADDQESSTSDSFEIADEAELEHLAEDSKPQTQTTDAFGGNETSEENSLSDDLDFDFERAPSESEHLSNENDHGSNENEYGSNEKDHPFSNTASSNTEESVNELSLDDDSDFQMSSFDDSNLNDSSLNDPNLNESDHQESITDDLSLEDNSFDLSDGSDGMSSGGLEIENIDFESDELETGDFELDDSAADDIPKQDSASHDLESHDLEFTESESSETEATDSESTDLENWSNDSSISAETKDDDSEALSFDASEPQEKSEMTMEFGFADDELQPSAFDDPEPDDSDLDWDASDLGDFDFDDSTSDVSADDNTTFSDNNDELSSLSNEQSNEDLSFEIDDEENLTSEHLTTEHDNQDELYTGDTGAEDSLVVSDQEVNLEFDLEFSDESSDESGERSSTTNQDEQSNTSEDDLDWTLDELLDEESDLDSNSADVAPADDHSISLEDPSSGADDILDGGIEFEAPDLDSLSDSFDLEELPSAEQQETTQHATTRETPTQQTTPNDSPLELESVEPETASENELEWSADDLDFSDDDTTSSSNSSVNSPVDEAFPRELPAELSDEFSGDDFDLDFSEQEFEPVESASNQEQSLSSHTDSEQGAEFDDQIDIPLLDDTAIDMQFEAVESDEPKEPEKPSGPQQNLWVLGASLGGPAAVKRFLQAVPGSIDTAFVLAQHIDENFLPVLSNILDTQTAFRATIIETKTKIESGKIYIAPIGSQVVFDNEGYVDVLDKAWTPPYAPCIDDVVVAAASIYRERCGVIIFSGMGDDGSTGIEQVQANNITVWTQSSDTCANASMPESVVNKNLSQYSGGPEQLAAQLSEHLQEQKAMRA, translated from the coding sequence ATGACAAGCAAGGACAGGTTATCTATAGGATTGATCTCATCGGGAGGCGATGAAACGGATCAATACGTACAGTTATTGAAACAACACTCGGTTGCGATTGCTGAGCAATTACAGCCGAGCGACATCTCGCTGGATCATATCAGCGATGATTCTTTGAATGTATGGCTCCTTGACATTGAAGACGAAGACTGGACTGACTCACTTGATGATCTGTTAGATCAGTCTCGTGTGCCGGTGTTTTTCTATGAGCGAGGCTCTTTGGCTAAGCAAAGCCACCCAGACTTTTGGGTGGAAAAGCAAATTGAGCGCTTGTTTGAAATGGCTGGCCTTGAGTATCAACAAGAAGAGCCAGAGAGTGAGTCGTCATTAGAACACCCTGCTCATGAGACTGTTGAAAATCAAGCGGAACATTCAGATACATCGGAGATTCATACTCCGTTACCTACCGAAGAGACGGAAGCATCGGTTTCTCGATTAGAACAAGCAACCGAAGATTTAAGTTCAACACTTCTAGATTTTGCCAAAGATGTTCCGGCCGACCAGATGGATTCTTTAACCGATCCCATTGAGTCAATCGCGGATGAACTTGCTGACTCTTTTGACAATTTTGAGAGTGAACTGGATAGCTTTCATCAAGAAAAAGCGGATGATCAAGAATCGAGCACAAGCGATTCATTTGAGATTGCCGATGAAGCAGAACTTGAACATTTAGCTGAAGATTCAAAACCACAGACACAAACAACGGATGCGTTCGGCGGTAATGAGACTTCGGAAGAGAATAGCTTAAGCGACGACCTCGACTTTGATTTTGAACGAGCACCGAGCGAAAGCGAGCATCTATCGAATGAAAACGACCATGGCTCGAATGAAAACGAATATGGCTCGAATGAAAAAGACCATCCTTTTAGCAACACAGCATCGAGCAACACTGAAGAATCCGTGAATGAATTGTCTTTGGATGATGATTCAGATTTCCAAATGTCCAGTTTCGATGATTCTAATTTAAATGATTCTAGTTTAAATGATCCTAATTTAAATGAATCTGACCACCAAGAATCTATTACCGACGATCTGAGTCTCGAAGACAACAGCTTTGATCTATCAGACGGTTCAGATGGCATGTCGTCAGGTGGATTGGAGATAGAGAACATTGATTTTGAGAGCGATGAGTTAGAAACAGGTGACTTTGAACTAGATGACTCAGCAGCGGATGATATTCCTAAACAAGATTCGGCAAGTCATGACTTAGAGTCGCATGATCTTGAATTCACTGAGTCTGAAAGTAGTGAAACGGAAGCTACTGACTCTGAATCTACTGATCTAGAAAACTGGTCCAATGACTCATCTATCTCGGCAGAGACAAAAGACGACGACAGTGAAGCATTATCTTTCGACGCGTCAGAGCCGCAAGAAAAGTCAGAGATGACCATGGAATTTGGCTTCGCAGATGATGAGCTACAACCATCTGCGTTTGATGATCCCGAGCCTGATGACTCAGATCTTGATTGGGACGCGAGCGATTTAGGTGACTTTGACTTTGACGATTCAACAAGTGACGTAAGCGCCGACGATAATACGACTTTCTCGGATAACAACGATGAATTATCCAGCTTGTCTAATGAGCAATCGAATGAAGATCTTTCTTTTGAAATCGATGACGAAGAAAATCTAACCTCAGAACACCTAACCACAGAACACGATAACCAAGACGAATTATACACAGGCGATACTGGTGCTGAAGACTCGTTAGTGGTCAGCGATCAAGAAGTTAACTTAGAGTTTGATCTTGAGTTCAGTGATGAATCGTCGGATGAAAGTGGTGAACGTTCATCGACCACGAATCAGGACGAGCAATCGAATACCAGCGAAGATGATTTAGATTGGACGTTGGATGAATTATTAGACGAAGAGTCTGACCTAGACAGTAACAGTGCTGATGTTGCACCGGCAGACGATCATTCAATCAGCTTAGAAGACCCTTCGAGTGGAGCTGATGATATTTTGGATGGCGGCATTGAGTTCGAAGCGCCTGACCTAGACAGCTTATCGGATTCTTTTGACTTAGAAGAGTTACCCTCTGCTGAACAACAGGAAACAACGCAGCACGCAACAACACGGGAAACGCCAACACAGCAAACAACACCCAATGACTCGCCGCTTGAGTTAGAGTCGGTTGAGCCTGAAACGGCGTCTGAAAACGAGTTGGAATGGTCGGCTGACGACCTGGATTTTTCAGATGACGACACCACGTCTTCTAGCAATAGTTCCGTCAATAGTCCGGTCGATGAGGCGTTTCCAAGAGAATTACCTGCGGAACTTTCGGATGAATTTTCTGGAGACGATTTTGATCTTGATTTCAGCGAGCAAGAATTTGAGCCCGTTGAGAGCGCGTCAAACCAAGAGCAGTCGCTAAGTTCTCATACAGACAGCGAACAAGGTGCGGAGTTTGACGACCAAATAGATATCCCCTTGCTTGACGACACTGCGATTGACATGCAATTCGAAGCCGTGGAGTCTGATGAGCCAAAGGAACCAGAAAAGCCCTCAGGCCCGCAGCAAAATCTTTGGGTGCTTGGGGCATCTCTTGGTGGTCCTGCCGCGGTAAAGCGTTTTTTACAAGCGGTACCTGGCAGCATCGATACAGCGTTTGTGTTAGCTCAGCACATTGATGAGAACTTCTTGCCGGTTCTCAGCAACATTTTAGATACGCAAACAGCGTTTAGAGCAACCATCATTGAAACGAAAACGAAAATTGAGTCTGGCAAAATTTATATTGCACCCATCGGCTCGCAAGTCGTGTTCGATAACGAAGGTTATGTTGATGTGTTAGATAAGGCATGGACACCGCCCTACGCTCCATGTATTGACGATGTGGTCGTGGCAGCGGCCAGCATCTACCGAGAGCGTTGCGGGGTGATTATCTTTAGCGGAATGGGAGATGACGGAAGCACTGGGATTGAGCAAGTACAGGCAAACAACATCACCGTTTGGACCCAATCGAGTGATACCTGTGCAAACGCCAGTATGCCGGAGTCTGTGGTTAACAAGAATTTATCTCAATACTCAGGTGGACCAGAGCAATTAGCAGCTCAGTTATCTGAGCACCTACAAGAACAAAAGGCGATGCGAGCCTGA
- a CDS encoding thioredoxin family protein → MNQRLNFPARVGWTAPDFSLTGVDGNQWNLAASRGAMGLVVAFIANDCPYVKPIRGQLNAVANQLKAMGIGMIAINSNDPAISPDDSLPYMRALTREFNFAFPYLVDDKQIMAKAFGAETTPEFFGFNALMELQYRGRLGLKKDEPIEQSELMQAMHQIALTGQGPLEQIASVGCKIKGGNARRQVELDA, encoded by the coding sequence GTGAATCAACGTTTGAACTTTCCAGCCAGAGTTGGTTGGACAGCTCCCGATTTCAGTCTAACAGGAGTTGACGGCAACCAATGGAACTTAGCCGCCAGTCGTGGCGCTATGGGTCTGGTCGTTGCGTTCATTGCCAACGACTGCCCTTATGTAAAGCCCATTCGTGGGCAGCTTAATGCCGTAGCCAACCAACTTAAGGCGATGGGCATTGGTATGATCGCTATCAACTCAAACGATCCGGCGATTAGCCCAGACGACTCTCTCCCCTACATGCGCGCACTGACTCGTGAATTCAACTTCGCTTTTCCCTACTTAGTAGATGATAAACAAATTATGGCGAAAGCCTTTGGTGCCGAGACCACTCCAGAATTTTTTGGGTTTAATGCATTGATGGAACTGCAGTATCGAGGTCGTTTGGGGTTGAAAAAAGATGAACCCATTGAGCAAAGTGAATTAATGCAGGCGATGCATCAAATTGCGCTTACTGGTCAAGGGCCGTTAGAACAAATAGCCAGCGTCGGATGCAAGATCAAGGGTGGAAATGCTAGGCGTCAAGTTGAACTCGACGCTTAA
- the metK gene encoding methionine adenosyltransferase encodes MAEYTIFTSESVSEGHPDKMADQISDAILDAIIADDPNARVAVETMVKTGMAVIAGEVRTSTYVDLEDVVRDVITEIGYNSSDVGFDGASCAVLNAIGKQSADIAMGVDEGDNKDLGAGDQGLMFGYATNETSVLMPAPIHYSHRLVERQAEVRKNGTLPWLRPDAKSQITMRYENGKPVAVEAVVLSTQHDPEVSQETIQEAVMEHIIKPVIPEEWLHADTKYHINPTGQFIIGGPVGDCGLTGRKIIVDTYGGMARHGGGAFSGKDPSKVDRSAAYAGRYVAKNIVAAGLADRCEIQVSYAIGVAEPTSISINTFGTHKVDEAKIAELVREHFDLRPQGIIDMLDLRRPIYRKTAAYGHFGREDKDFTWEKTDKADALRAAAGL; translated from the coding sequence ATGGCTGAATACACAATTTTCACATCTGAGTCGGTTTCTGAAGGTCACCCAGATAAAATGGCGGATCAAATTTCAGACGCAATCTTAGATGCAATCATCGCTGATGATCCGAATGCTCGAGTAGCGGTAGAGACTATGGTCAAAACCGGAATGGCTGTCATCGCGGGTGAAGTACGCACGTCTACTTATGTTGATCTTGAAGATGTCGTGCGTGACGTCATTACAGAGATTGGTTACAACAGCTCTGACGTAGGCTTCGATGGTGCAAGTTGTGCGGTACTTAATGCCATTGGTAAACAGTCTGCTGACATCGCAATGGGTGTTGATGAAGGCGATAACAAAGACTTAGGAGCTGGTGACCAGGGGTTAATGTTCGGTTACGCAACCAATGAGACGTCTGTTCTGATGCCTGCGCCTATTCATTACTCACATCGACTAGTCGAGCGTCAAGCAGAAGTACGCAAAAATGGTACGCTCCCTTGGCTTCGTCCTGATGCAAAGTCACAAATCACCATGCGCTACGAAAACGGCAAGCCCGTCGCAGTAGAAGCGGTCGTATTATCGACTCAACATGACCCTGAAGTGTCTCAAGAAACCATTCAAGAAGCGGTGATGGAGCATATTATAAAGCCAGTTATCCCGGAAGAGTGGCTACATGCGGATACCAAATATCATATTAATCCAACCGGCCAATTTATTATTGGTGGCCCAGTGGGAGACTGCGGTTTAACCGGTCGTAAAATTATAGTGGATACTTACGGTGGTATGGCGCGTCACGGTGGCGGTGCTTTCTCTGGAAAGGATCCGTCAAAAGTGGATCGTTCGGCAGCTTATGCCGGTCGCTATGTGGCGAAAAACATTGTCGCTGCTGGATTAGCTGATCGTTGTGAAATTCAAGTTTCTTACGCGATTGGTGTCGCTGAACCAACCTCTATTTCAATCAATACCTTCGGCACGCACAAGGTTGATGAAGCTAAAATCGCCGAGTTGGTTCGAGAGCATTTTGATTTACGTCCTCAAGGTATCATCGATATGTTGGATCTACGTCGTCCGATTTATCGTAAAACAGCAGCATACGGCCACTTTGGTCGTGAAGATAAAGACTTCACTTGGGAAAAAACCGACAAAGCGGATGCACTTCGTGCCGCAGCCGGCTTATAA